CGGCTTCGACCCGTACGAGTTCCGCGACCCCAAGGTGTTCTGGTACGAGCCGGAGCAGAAGTGGGTGATGTCGCTGGCTCTGTCGAGCGCGCGCCGCATCGCCTTCTACGAGTCCCGCGACCTCAAGGACTGGGAGCTCATGAGCACGTTCGGCCCGGCGGGCGCGACCGGTGGGGTGTGGGAGGTCCCCGACCTGTTCGAGCTGCCGGTCGACGGGGACCCGACGCGGACGCGCTGGGTGCTCGTCGTCAACCTCAACCCCGGGTCGATCGCCGGCGGCTCGGGTGCGCAGTACTTCGTCGGGGACTTCGACGGCACGACCTTCACCAGCGACGACGACGGCAGCTACGAGCCGCCGCCGGGCCGTGTGGTCGCCGACTTCGAGGACGCGACCTACGGGGCGGGCTGGACGACGACCGGCACGGCGTTCGGCGACGGCCCGGCCGCGGGCACGCTCCCGGGACAGCAGAAGGTGAGCGGCTTCCGCGGCGACGGGCTCGTCAACAGCTTCCTCGGCGGTGACGCCCCGACCGGGACCCTCACCTCGCCTCCGTTCGTCCTGGACCGCGACTGGGTCAACCTGCTGGTGGGCGGCGGGGCGCACTCGCGGCTCCCCGGTACCGGCGACGGGACGCCACCAGCGGGCACGGTCCTGGCGGACTTCGAGGGCGGGTGGGACGGCTGGACCGTCACGGGGACGGCCTTCGGGCCGGAGCCCGTGGCGGGCGACGCGCGCTGCCAGGTGGGGGTCACGGGATACCTCGGTGAGCGTCTCGCGAACTCCTACGACCACTACCTCGCCGACCCCTGCTCCCCGCCCCCCGACTCCGCGACCGGGACCGCGACGTCGCCGCCCTTCACGGTGACCGACGACCACATCAGCCTGCTCGTGGGCGGCGGGCCGCACGCGGGCACGGCGGTGCAGCTCCTCGTCGACGGGCAGCCCGTGCGGAGCGCGTCCGGTCGGGAGAGCGGTGTCCTCGACTGGGACTCCTGGGACGTCTCGGACCTGCGGGGCCGCGAGGCGCGCCTCCGGCTCGTCGACACGGTCTCCGGGGGCTGGGGACACGTGCTCGTCGACCACGTCGTCATGGGCCCGGAACCCGCGTCCCCGCGCTCGCGGGAGACCGCGGTCCACCTCGTGGTCGACGGCGAGGTCGTCCGTTCCGCCACGGGACAGGACAGCGAGACGCTGGACTGGGTGGCGTGGGACGTCCGCGACCTGCGGGGCCGTACCGCGCGGCTGGAGGTCGTCGACCGCAGCAGCGAGGGCTGGGGTCACGTGAACGTCGACCACGTGGTGCTGGCGGACGCGCCGGCCCGGTCGGCGCTGGAGCGAGCCCGCTGGCTGGACCACGGCCGGGACTACTACGCGGCCGTCTCGTGGGAGGACCAGCCCGACGGGGCCCGGTGGACCATCGCGTGGATGAGCAACTGGCAGTACGCCCAGGACGTGCCCACGAGCCCCTGGCGCGGCCAGATGACCGTGCCGCGCGAGCTCACCCTCACCGAGATCGACGGCGAGGTCGTGCTCCGGCAGGTCCCGGTCGCGTCCGCCGTCCGGACGGAGGCGCCCTCGAGCCGCGCGCTCGACGTGGAGGTCGACGACGGACGCCGCACCCTGCCCGTGCGGACCGGCGACAGCGCCCGCGTCGACCTCGTGCTCCACCCGGACGACTCGGACCGTTCCGGCGTCGAGCTGAGGGCGGGTAAGGGTGTCGGCACCTTCGTCGGCTACGACTCTCGCACGGACGAGCTCGTCGTCGACCGCCGCCGCTCGGGCCTCGTCGGCTTCCACCCCGCCTTCGCCAGCGAGGAGCGGGCACGCCTGCCGCTCGGCCCCGACGGGTCGGTGCGCCTCACCGTGTACCTCGACCGTTCGTCCGTGGAGGTGGTGGCCGACGACGGGCTCGTGCTCGTGACCGACCTCGTCTTCCCGCCGGCGGGCAGCGACCGGGTCCGCGTCGTCGCGGAGGGCGGCACGGCCAGGGTGACCGGCCTGCGGGTCACGCCGATGTGAGGCTGCGAGGTCCCGCCGGGGCCGGCGTCAGCGCCCGGGCGGGATCTCGCCGCTGCCGCGTCGGAGCAGGGTCGTGGGCACCCACAGCGTGCGCGGCGGCTCCTGGAGCCCGTCGATGCGGGCGAAGAGCGCGGTGGCAGCCTGGTGGCCCATGCTCCCCGGGTCCTGGGCGACGACGGTGACCCCGGGCTCCAGCAGGTCGGCGAAGAGGAAGTCGTCGAAGCCCACCATCGCGACCTCGCGCTGCCGGCCGAGGTGGTGGAGAGCACTGAGGGCGCCCGCGGTCACCCGGTGCTGGGCGCAGAACAGGGCGGTCGGCCGACGTTCCGGGGGCAGGTCCCCGGCCAGCAGCCGCAGCGTGGCGGCCTCGGCGGCGGCCCGGGTGTGGAGGTCCTCCACGACGAGGGCGGCATCGGGCTCGACGCCGGCCTCGGTGAGCGCACGGTGGTATCCGGCCACGCGTTCCCGCGCCGTCGAGATCCTTCCGAGGTCGCCGAGGTACGCCACGCGCCGGTGGCCGTGCTCGAGGAGGTGGCGGACCGCCACGGCGGCCCCCACCTCGTTCGTCGACACCACCTGGTCGACCGGCAGCCCGGGGGTCGCCCGGTCGACGACCACGACGGGCAGCCCGGTGCGGAGCTCCTCCTCGAGCTGGGCCATGGCCCTGCCGGACGGCGCCACGACGAGGCCGTCGACCCTGCGGTCGACGAAGGCCCGCGCGACCTCGGCCTCGCGCGCTCCGTCCTCGTCGGCGCTGCCCGCCAGCACGACGGTCCCCTGCTCGCTCGCGACCTTCTCCACGGCCCGCAGCAGCGCACCTGCGAAGCCGTTCGCGACGTCGTCGACGACGACGCCGATGGCGGAGGAGCGGCCGTCGGCCCGACGCAGGGCGCTGGCCCCGGCGTCCGGGCGGTAGCCCAGCGCCTGGACAGCGGCCTCCACGCGCGCCGCCATGGCCGGGGAGACGCCGCTCTCGCGGTTGACGACGCGCGAGACCGTCTTGATCCCCACACCGGCGAGCTGCGCGACGTCACGCATGGTGGCGCGCCCCCGCGCACGGCGGCTGACGGGGGTCCGCACGGACAGGTCGGACCGATCTGTCCCCGTCGCCATGCTCGACATGGTGCCGTGTGACAACGATGTCGTCCAGAGCGACCCTGGTCGTGCGACGTATGTCCATTCTGTCCCCGCTGCATCACGGTTTGGTCTCACTGGTTGACACACCGCGAGGGGCGTCCGCTAGCGTCTGGCTGACAACGTTGTCGCATCGAGGCGACAGCGGACCCGAGGTCCGAAGGAGGACTTTGATGACCCGCAGGACCACATCGATGGCGATCCTCGCCGCCGCCTCGCTCGTCGCGCTCGCCGCATGCGGCGACTCCGGTGCCGAGGCCGGGGGCGACGCGTCCGGGGCCGCCGGCGGTGGCAGCAGCGACGAGGTGCTCGTCGGCCTCGTCACCAAGACCGACACCAACCCCTTCTTCGTCAAGATGAAGGAGGGTGCCGAGGCGAAGGCGGACGAGCTCGGGCTCGAGCTGCAGTCCTTCGCCGGTACGCAGGACGGCGACAACCAGAGTCAGGTCGAGGCGATCGAGAACCTCATCTCCGCGGGCGCGAGCGGCATCCTGCTCACGCCCAGCGACTCGAAGGCCATCGTCCCGAGCGTCCAGGCCGCCCGGGACGCGGGCCTGCTCGTCATCGCCCTCGACACCCAGCTCGAGCCGGCGGACGCCGCCGACGCCACGTTCGCGACCGACAACTTCAAGGCCGGTGAGCTCATCGGGCAGTGGGCGGCCGCGAAGTTCGAGGAGACGGGCGAGGAGGCGAAGATCGCCATGCTCGACCTCAACGCCAACGGCGTGAGCGTCGACGTCGCCCGTGACCAGGGCTTCCTTCAGGGCTTCGGCATCGACGTCGCCGACCCCGCCGTCATCGGCGACGAGAGCGACCCGCGGATCGTCGGTCACGACTTCACCGACGGCGCCCCCGAGGGCGGGCGGACCGCGATGGAGAACCTCCTCCAGAAGGACCCGGGCATCAACCTCGTCTACACGATCAACGAGCCGGCGGCCGCGGGCGCGTACGAGGCGATCAAGGCCGCCGGCCTCGAGGACCAGGTGACGATCGTGTCGATCGACGGGGGCTGCCCGGGCGTCGAGGACGTGCAGTCGGGGATCATCGGGGCCACCTCGATGCAGTTCCCGCTCGAGATGGCCTCCCTGGGCGTCGAGGCGGTCGCCCAGTACGCGGAGGACGGCACGGTGCCGGAGCCGACGGACGGTCTCGACTTCTTCGACACCGGCGTCACGCTCATCACCGACGAGCCCGTCGAGGGCGTCGAGTCCGAGGACACCGCCTGGGGTCTCGACAACTGCTGGGGCTGACCCGCACCTGACCGTCTCCGACCCGGGGGTCGACGAACCCCCGGGTCGGGGGCACCATCTGCGCCACCTCGACGGAGAGGACCCTCATGACGACAACCGCCCCCACCGCGGCGTCCAGCCCGCCCGACCTCCCCGAGCCCAAGCGACCGTGGAGCCACAAGGTCCGGGAGGCGCTGCACTCCTACCCGGTCCTCGGGCCCGCCGCCGTCCTGCTGCTCTCGGTCATCATCTTCTCGGTCGCCAGCGACCGATTCCTCGACCCCACGAACATCTCGCTGATCATCCAGCAGGTCGCCGTCGTCGGTGTCCTCGCGCTCGGGCAGACGCTCATCATCCTCACCGCCGGCATCGACCTGTCCGTCGGTGCAATCATGGTGCTGTCGTCGATCGTCATGGCGAAGCTCTCGGCCGAGGCCGGGTTACCGGGACCCATGGCCCTGCTCGCCGGCTTCGCCGTCGGGCTGCTGTGCGGGCTCGTCAACGGGTTCCTCGTCACGAGGCTCAAGCTGCCGCCCTTCATCGTGACGCTCGGCACCCTCAACATCTTCTTCGCCCTCAACCTCTTCATCTCGGAGTCGGCGACCGTCCGCGGCACCGACATGTCGCCGTGGCTCCTCGTCATGGGCAACACGTTCAACGTCCTCGGCACGAACTTCACGGTCGGCTCGGTCGTCCTCATCCTCACGTGCGCTGCCCTCGCCTACGCGCTGCGGCAGACGGGCTGGGGCCGGCACGTGTACGCGATCGGTGACGACCGCGAGGCCGCGCGCCTGTCGGGCATCCGCGTCAACAAGATGCTGCTGTCGGTCTACGCCGTCGCCGGGCTCGTCTACGGGCTCGCGGCGTGGGTCCTCATCGGGCGCATCGCCGCGGCCAGCCCCCAGGCCGGTATCGACGACAACCTCAACTCCATCACCGCCGTCGTGCTCGGCGGCACCAGCCTCTTCGGCGGTCGCGGCGCCATCGTCGGCACCCTCGTCGGTGCCCTCATCGTCGGGGTGTTCCGCAACGGACTCACCCTCGTCGGCATCGAGTCGCTGTGGCAGAACTTCGCCGTCGGGGTGCTCGTCATCGTCGCCGTCTCCATCGACCAGTGGATCAGGAAGCCCGCATGAGCACAGCCACCAGCGAGACCGCCCACGTCTACGACCACCACCCGCACAGGGCGCCCGACGACAAGGCCCCCGAGGTGCTCGGGGCGTCGGGCCTCGTCAAGCGCTACGGCCGGGTCACTGCGGTCGACCACGCCGAGTTCTCCCTCCGCCAGGGGGAGATCCTCGCGGTCATCGGCGACAACGGCGCCGGCAAGTCGAGCCTCATCAAGTGCCTCTCCGGTGCCGTCGTGCCCGACGAGGGCGAGATCCGGCTCGACGGAAAGAAGGTCCACTTCGAGAACCCCCTCGAGGCGCGGGCCGCCGGCATCGAGACCGTCCACCAGACGCTGGCGGTCTCCCCGTCGCTCGACATCGCGAGCAACCTGTTCCTCGGTCGCGAGCGGCGCAGGGGCGGCTTCCTCGGGCGGGTCTTCCGTCAGCTCGACCACAAGGGCATGCGGGCCGACGCCGCCCGGCACCTCGACGACCTCGGCGTGCTGACTGTCCAGAACATGGGCCAGGCGGTGGAGACGCTGTCCGGCGGACAGCGTCAGGCGGTCGCCGTCGCGCGTGCGGCAGCCTTCGGCAGCCGGGTCGTCATCATGGACGAGCCGACCGCGGCGCTCGGGGTCAAGGAGTCGAACCGCGTGCTGAAGCTCATCGAGGACGTCCGGGACAAGGGCATGCCCGTGGTGCTCATCAGCCACAACATGCCGCACGTGTTCCAGATCGCCGACCGCATCCACATCCACCGGCTGGGGAAGCGGGCGTGCGTCGTGACCCCGCAGAGCCACTCGATGCAGGACACCGTCGCGATCATGACGGGGGCCCTCGAGCCGCCGGAGCACGACGCGTCGTGACGCCCGGTGCCGGGCGGCGCGCGAGGTGACCGCGCGCCGCCCGGCGCCCGCGTCAGCGGATGAAGGGGGTGTCGAACACCTTCACCAGCTTCGTGCGGGCCTGCCCCTGGATGGCGATCTTCGCGGTGCCGCCGAGGGAGCCGATGTACTCGCCCTCGACGTTGTCGAGGAAGGACTCGACGAAGCCGCCGGGCATGACGTACCAGGAGTACGACTGCGTGTTGTTCTCCGGCGGGTTCGACAGCACGAGCCCGCTGCCGTTGAGCGGCTCGTAGTCGCTGCGCAGCGACGGGCCGACGAAGCCGACCAGAGCGTCGGACCCGGTGTCCTGCAGGGCGGGCGCGAATGTGAACTTGTGGGTGATGGTCCACAGGTAGACGTCGCCACCGCGGAACGTCGCGTGCGGCCGCTCCAGCTGCTGGTTCACGCAGTTCGCCGACATGATCGGGGGCAGGAGCTCGAACTCCGTCATGCTCCCGCCCTCGGAGGCAGCGAGGCCGATGTTGCCGTTGTAGAAGCCGGCCCCCTCCTCCAGTGGCGGGTAGGGACCGGGCCCCAGGTCGTCCTCGTCGCACTCGGCGCGCGCCCCGGGCGTGTTGCCCTCGAAGAGCATGTAGATCTCGCCGTCGTCGGGGTTGCGGAAGACCCACGGGTCGCGGAAGCCGTAGATGATCGGGCTGCCGGCGGACTGCTCGAGGCTCTGGTACAGCTCCCCGTCGGCAGCCGCGATGATCTCGTGATCGGTCCAGTCCGTGAACTCCACACCGTCGGGACCGGCGACGATGCGGGCGCTCGCGACGGCCAGGCGCTGGCGGAAGTACTCGAGGTCGCCGTCGGCCGCGCCCTCCGTGCCCGAGGCGGTGTAGTAGTGGTAGACGCGGTCGCCGACGATGACCGACGACCCCGCCCACTCCCGCTGCCCCGGCGGGTCGACGTCCTCGGGGAACAGGTCGCCCTGGTACTGCCAGTCCCGCCCGTCGCGGGAGATGAAGTAACCGATCTCCGCCGTCCAGTGCCGCTCGACGAAGTCGAGGTCCTTGTCGGCGGTGAGGGAGAACGCGATCTTCCAGCCCCGGACGTTCTCCGTCCGGGTGTCGAGCCCCGTGAGGGGCCACGTGTCCCACACCCAGACCTCGTCGCTCATGGGCTCGACGGGCGACTCCTCGAGCAGGGGGAGGGTGTTGCTGTCGTCCAGCTCCCAGGTGGCGGCGGCGGTCCGCGTCCACGTGTCGGTGAAGTCCCCGTCGACCGGGTAGGAGTCCTCGGCGGCCGGGGGGCCGCCGCCACGGCCCTTGGCGTGGTCGGGCGGAGCCGCCCACGCGGTCGCAGTGGTGCTCGCAGCCAGCGCCGCACCGGTCAGCACCGCCATGGCGGTCGTCGGTCGTCGGGTCATGGTGTCCTCGCTCGGTCGGGGTGGGTGCTCGGCCGCCGGTCGACGGCCGACGTCACTCCCCTACCCGGGATCGTGTGACCGAATAGGACGACAATCGTCTGTTTTGTCCTGGCGCTCCGCTGTCGTTGGGTGACAACCTGCTCCCGAGCGCTCAACAGCAGTGCCATGCTGGCCGAAGGGAGAGGTGAGGTCGCGACGCGGCCCGGCCCACTCACTGCGACGACCAGGTCGCTCGATGCTCCCGGAGGACCCCATGAAGAAGCTCCACATCTCCAAGGACGAGGCCTACGTTCGCCTGGCCGCCGCCACCGGCACGATCCTCACGATCGTCGCCGTCGTCGGCGCCCCCAAGAAGTTCGGCGGCTGACAGCCCGCTCCGGGCCGGAGGCAGCCTGCCGACGACCACGAGCACCCGCCTGACGGTGCTCTCCACGGTGACCGCGGTCCTCGGGACCGCGGTCGCCGTGCTGTCCGTGGCGGCGCAGGACTGGTCGCCCCTCGGCGAGCACCCCGTCGGCTTCCTCCTCCTCGCGGCGCTCGTCCTCGCGGGGGAGACCCGGCCGATCGCGGTCTCCCGGGGCGACGACGTCGACTACGTCACCCTGTCGCTGCCGTTCCTCCTGCCGATCCTCGCGGTGGGCGGCCTCGGCCTCGCGGTCCTCACGCTGCTCGCCGCCTCGCTGCTCGACGACGCCCTGTCCCGCCGGGGGGTCAGGACCGTCGCCTTCAACGCCGGCCAGTACGTGCTGT
Above is a genomic segment from Aquipuribacter nitratireducens containing:
- a CDS encoding sugar ABC transporter substrate-binding protein yields the protein MTRRTTSMAILAAASLVALAACGDSGAEAGGDASGAAGGGSSDEVLVGLVTKTDTNPFFVKMKEGAEAKADELGLELQSFAGTQDGDNQSQVEAIENLISAGASGILLTPSDSKAIVPSVQAARDAGLLVIALDTQLEPADAADATFATDNFKAGELIGQWAAAKFEETGEEAKIAMLDLNANGVSVDVARDQGFLQGFGIDVADPAVIGDESDPRIVGHDFTDGAPEGGRTAMENLLQKDPGINLVYTINEPAAAGAYEAIKAAGLEDQVTIVSIDGGCPGVEDVQSGIIGATSMQFPLEMASLGVEAVAQYAEDGTVPEPTDGLDFFDTGVTLITDEPVEGVESEDTAWGLDNCWG
- a CDS encoding glycoside hydrolase family 68 protein; amino-acid sequence: MTRRPTTAMAVLTGAALAASTTATAWAAPPDHAKGRGGGPPAAEDSYPVDGDFTDTWTRTAAATWELDDSNTLPLLEESPVEPMSDEVWVWDTWPLTGLDTRTENVRGWKIAFSLTADKDLDFVERHWTAEIGYFISRDGRDWQYQGDLFPEDVDPPGQREWAGSSVIVGDRVYHYYTASGTEGAADGDLEYFRQRLAVASARIVAGPDGVEFTDWTDHEIIAAADGELYQSLEQSAGSPIIYGFRDPWVFRNPDDGEIYMLFEGNTPGARAECDEDDLGPGPYPPLEEGAGFYNGNIGLAASEGGSMTEFELLPPIMSANCVNQQLERPHATFRGGDVYLWTITHKFTFAPALQDTGSDALVGFVGPSLRSDYEPLNGSGLVLSNPPENNTQSYSWYVMPGGFVESFLDNVEGEYIGSLGGTAKIAIQGQARTKLVKVFDTPFIR
- a CDS encoding ATP-binding cassette domain-containing protein codes for the protein MSTATSETAHVYDHHPHRAPDDKAPEVLGASGLVKRYGRVTAVDHAEFSLRQGEILAVIGDNGAGKSSLIKCLSGAVVPDEGEIRLDGKKVHFENPLEARAAGIETVHQTLAVSPSLDIASNLFLGRERRRGGFLGRVFRQLDHKGMRADAARHLDDLGVLTVQNMGQAVETLSGGQRQAVAVARAAAFGSRVVIMDEPTAALGVKESNRVLKLIEDVRDKGMPVVLISHNMPHVFQIADRIHIHRLGKRACVVTPQSHSMQDTVAIMTGALEPPEHDAS
- a CDS encoding LacI family DNA-binding transcriptional regulator is translated as MATGTDRSDLSVRTPVSRRARGRATMRDVAQLAGVGIKTVSRVVNRESGVSPAMAARVEAAVQALGYRPDAGASALRRADGRSSAIGVVVDDVANGFAGALLRAVEKVASEQGTVVLAGSADEDGAREAEVARAFVDRRVDGLVVAPSGRAMAQLEEELRTGLPVVVVDRATPGLPVDQVVSTNEVGAAVAVRHLLEHGHRRVAYLGDLGRISTARERVAGYHRALTEAGVEPDAALVVEDLHTRAAAEAATLRLLAGDLPPERRPTALFCAQHRVTAGALSALHHLGRQREVAMVGFDDFLFADLLEPGVTVVAQDPGSMGHQAATALFARIDGLQEPPRTLWVPTTLLRRGSGEIPPGR
- a CDS encoding ABC transporter permease is translated as MTTTAPTAASSPPDLPEPKRPWSHKVREALHSYPVLGPAAVLLLSVIIFSVASDRFLDPTNISLIIQQVAVVGVLALGQTLIILTAGIDLSVGAIMVLSSIVMAKLSAEAGLPGPMALLAGFAVGLLCGLVNGFLVTRLKLPPFIVTLGTLNIFFALNLFISESATVRGTDMSPWLLVMGNTFNVLGTNFTVGSVVLILTCAALAYALRQTGWGRHVYAIGDDREAARLSGIRVNKMLLSVYAVAGLVYGLAAWVLIGRIAAASPQAGIDDNLNSITAVVLGGTSLFGGRGAIVGTLVGALIVGVFRNGLTLVGIESLWQNFAVGVLVIVAVSIDQWIRKPA
- a CDS encoding GH32 C-terminal domain-containing protein gives rise to the protein MRTTRVTAALVAVAAVLVTAPATARPPTTPGATGSGASTDHELFRPAYHFSPRENWLNDPNGLVHKDGEYHLFFQYNPEGDRWGNMSWGHAVSRDLTSWQELPVALEGSPQERIFSGGVVVDHANTSGFGEPGNPAMVAVYTSWYEDSTRHQAQSLAYSLDDGRTWTRYAGNPVLRAEPDGFDPYEFRDPKVFWYEPEQKWVMSLALSSARRIAFYESRDLKDWELMSTFGPAGATGGVWEVPDLFELPVDGDPTRTRWVLVVNLNPGSIAGGSGAQYFVGDFDGTTFTSDDDGSYEPPPGRVVADFEDATYGAGWTTTGTAFGDGPAAGTLPGQQKVSGFRGDGLVNSFLGGDAPTGTLTSPPFVLDRDWVNLLVGGGAHSRLPGTGDGTPPAGTVLADFEGGWDGWTVTGTAFGPEPVAGDARCQVGVTGYLGERLANSYDHYLADPCSPPPDSATGTATSPPFTVTDDHISLLVGGGPHAGTAVQLLVDGQPVRSASGRESGVLDWDSWDVSDLRGREARLRLVDTVSGGWGHVLVDHVVMGPEPASPRSRETAVHLVVDGEVVRSATGQDSETLDWVAWDVRDLRGRTARLEVVDRSSEGWGHVNVDHVVLADAPARSALERARWLDHGRDYYAAVSWEDQPDGARWTIAWMSNWQYAQDVPTSPWRGQMTVPRELTLTEIDGEVVLRQVPVASAVRTEAPSSRALDVEVDDGRRTLPVRTGDSARVDLVLHPDDSDRSGVELRAGKGVGTFVGYDSRTDELVVDRRRSGLVGFHPAFASEERARLPLGPDGSVRLTVYLDRSSVEVVADDGLVLVTDLVFPPAGSDRVRVVAEGGTARVTGLRVTPM